The Anas acuta chromosome 2, bAnaAcu1.1, whole genome shotgun sequence genomic interval TCGGAGATGAATATGCAAGAGCCTTACAGGAAATGAGTTGAATATGTATTTGTCCCACTAATATAAGCACACTGCCAGTAACCcctagtgtgtgtgtgtgtaaggcGGAGCGATGCCTCCCACACCCAGTGCCCTAATGAAGAATACCTGCTTCATAACTAGTTACTGAGTTTTCACTGTGtcacaacaaacaagcaaaatgaacaaaacaaaataaaaaacaacaccccAGTATTCACATAGTGAAGTCTGAACAAGTTCTGTCCCTTAGGGGCTGTAAAGTTTTATATCGCTATCACCAGGGTCAAAACATGCAATTATTTCTGATTAATTACTGAGTTTCAGACCGTAAGTATTCTGGTGTACAAATCTCCTTTCCTACCCTGAGATCATAAATTACTCTGTCTAAATATCTTACATTGAATCAAATCTTAaaattcctgaaaataaattcatttcctgaaaataaattgcatagATTTGTCATGAACTTTGTGCTACaggttaatttttaaatgttttattgcaGAGACTTTTGCAGCCTCCTGTCCTGAAGAGACACCAATGACTTCTTAACTGCAGCGCTTTCTCTTGAGGCGATCAGAAATTAACAATATAATAGTTGCTTAAGCAAGCATTTTCAAACAAGGACTTAAgcacttgaattatttttttttccccttcaggaATCAGAGACCACCTGTTTAAGGGTTCAAGGCAGTCTGGGAATAgacagctgtttaaaaaaaatagacctTTTACAGTCACCATTGATTTTCCATAGCAATTCAGTAAAGAGCTGGCggtggggagagggcagggcaGTGTTCAAGGTCTGAAAATCTTGGAATCCCCTAGAGCAATGCCGACTGCTGACTTGTTAGCAGTATTTAGCTATCTGCATGTGAATGTCTTGCTCTTAGCTTGTCTAAAGTTACTGTGCTAAATCTTCATTTTACCATCACATCAAGAAGCCTGATCGATGAATAAGCCTGAATAATGAAGAGTCTTCATGGTTGTATGGAggttacaaatattttactgcattttctaATTGTATTGCTTGCTGATAGGAAGGcaaatgcaagaaaaagaagtctttggCTGGAAGTTAGCCCTGATCACAAATTTTGCTTTAGGCTGTGCCCTCATCCAGTTGATTTCACTGCTAGAACTACCACTGTTTCATGctcaacaaagcaaaaaaacaaacacacaattGCTGTCTGCAGAGAGGAACTAAATTTACTGTGAGGATCCTGTCAGGTAaatcaaagatattttttcaatGTTTGGCTTCACTTTGATTTGACATGTAGGTGAGGCAGAGTTCTTCTTATAGTAGAAAACCTTAGgactaaaataatttcaaaggaGTTTGCTTTGTTGAGAGTTTTGACGTCCAAATAGAATATTGAAATATTGGCTAAAAAGATTTTTGGGATATGGTAACGTTTCTGTAGGGCATTAATGCTCAATTCACCTTAAATATATTTGAGAGTTTCATGCTAACTGCTCAATGCACTTGCTTATCATTACTGTACTTGCAAGTACTAGGAACAGCACACGGATACTCATTGAAATAATGAAGATATCAAAGCACATAACTGCTCAGTTTAAAACCTTCAAACAAAAttatcaattttttatttttcagaattgcaAATGACAATACGGGGTAAGTCGAGTGAGATGACAGCTTTGCAGTATCATGACATCATCAGTGCAGAAACagttacttttttaaaaaaaattaaaagtggtACTGTAGGAAATAGTGCCTTCTTATACGTAAGAGATTTAGCAGTGTCATCTGGCCCACATCATTTGGGAAACACTTCACTCGGAATGGGTTGACCATTGAGAACAGCCAGCATATTTGCTATTGCTTCTTCTGCCATCATCTGGACGGCTTGGACTGTTGCAGTTCCAATGTGAGGGGTTATAAcgatattatttaattttaacaaagGATGATCTCtgcaagaaacagaacaaacagaatGCATTACACATGGAATTTACTCTGTTGCTGTTACATGCCAGTTGTTAAGGACCAAACCGCAGGAAACAGCAATGGCATGTGAAGGTAAAGGTGCCACACACACAGGACAGGCAGAAAACAGTGGGAAGCTCGCTTCCATTTGTTCTTCCTCTGTATTGGTGTTGTTGTCTAGCTTGTCAGTCAGGTTGGCAAAGAACTTCtagatttggggagggggcacagTTTGTCATTTACTTGTGATTGTGCAAGATAAACTGAGGTTCTGCTCTTAAACAGTGAGAGACTCCCCATAGAGATCAAGATTATAGAACCATAGAGGCGTTTGGGGTGGGGACAGGCTGCTTTGTTCATCAAGATTATGAGCACACCTTTGCTcacaatttaaaacatttcagattaaCAGAATGGAAAACAGGTTTCTCTACCTTGGCAGAGGCTCAGGGTATGTCACgtccagagcagcagccctaATGATGTTCTTCTGGAGAGCTTCTACCAATGCATCTTGATCAATAAGTGCACCTGTATTGAAATAATATCTTTCTATCATGACAAGTTAATGAACGCATTTTTGCCGTAGGCAAATGCCGTAGGACCTTTGAACACATGGTATCTGAATTATGGCAAGTCACCGATTTGCATATTTCCAGCTATTTTGTGACTTAAACAACACAGGGATATCACAGACTGACGCTGGAGTGTGGAATGCCAACATAATCAGGTAAAACACAACCTTAACTATGGATCCATAACCAGTTCTGGTAGATATTCCTACCTCGGCCAATGTTTATAAGAGTGGCTGTGGGTTTCATCAGCCCCAGCTCCTTTTTCCCAATCATTTTGTGAGTCTCAGGAGTCAGGTTCACAACCAGCATAACAAAGTCAGATTGTTGCAGCAAGTCTTCCATCTTCTCACAGTAGTGGGCACCAACTGCCagttcctcctcctttcttctgaaggaaaaatgcataCCCAATTtgacacaaatattttgaattggCTTTAACAATCAATCAGTCGTAACAGAGAACTTGAGCAGCCTAAATATTAAGAGGTCTGAGGCTaggataaagaaaaagacattgaTAAGAACAGATggcagaagggagggaaggatgtGGCATAGAAAGACCAACAGGACTGAGGAGTGGTAGGACACTGATGGAGTTACATAAATGTGAAATCAAAGCACATAGGTGATATTAGGTATAGGGGGCTGGATATGCAGAAGGCCcctgtttctttctctcctgcttctgTGCCTATACAGTTGCTGTAGACTCTCTCCTTGCTTGACATGTCAGCTAGGTCTTGTTGTGGAAAAGGaatgaaggggaagaaaaggaatgaaactATAAAATGATGTGAAGTTAAGATCCTTGGCATTAGTGTGGTGACTGAACTGTCTGCGCTGAGGAAAGGGGTGACAGCTTGGGGGACAGCCTGGGCTAGGCCAGGGATGTTGCCAGAAGCCTGAGAGAAAATTTTGGCAGGACAGGGTCTGGTTTGCCTGAACTACACCTTAAAAAAGGTTAGCACAACCCTTTCTCCAAAAGTACAAATAGCTAACTAGAGAGGAGTGAGCACAAAGGTGAGGAGGAGGTGcttcccagcaggagcagcagggaactAAAGTGAGGATGTGGAGGCACGGTGATATTTCCTCATGTGGCTTACAAATGCAACAAATGACTGGGAAGAGTGGTGACACAGACCAGAGCTTCCGTCGCTGCCCCCAGACTAATTTAATTACACacaggaaataaacatttttacctCTGCTTCCTGTTGTGGTACAGGATCTTCATGTCAAAGGCTCTGGCTCTCTGAGCCACTTTATATCCAATTCTGCCCATCCCGATGATCCCAAGAGTCGCCCTGGAAACTTCAACTCCCAGCCAGTCAACAGCAAAATACTTTGTGTGTGGAGAAATTGCTATCTGGGAGCCTGAATGTAAAAACACGCCGAATGGGTACAAAATAATCATAAATTCAGGTTGggaatcagaggaaaaaaaatatctcactgTTACAGCAGAGTTCAgaaacactgtttaaaaaatgtccTAAGTAATTTAAAGATGAATTTTGACCAGTTTATGGACAGGCCTGGATGGTGCCATTCCCTGCAACAGCCAAGAGCGGATCCAGTGACACAGAAGAGCTTCCAGAAggtggcatcctcctgggaggAACTGCTTCCTCAGGAAATTAACCTTTAGTGgctggaatattttttctgaagatcaAAACTAGCTTCTGGGTTATTTACCACCCCACAAGCATtgacttcacatttttttaGTAGGGACAAATCTCACCATCTATCTGCTGGACCATAAACCAAAACAGCCGTACTGCTTGAGTGGGGTTGAAAGTACACCGCAGATTCCAGCTCTGCCAGGGATCTCTGTGAGGTTTTATACATCAGACTCGAGGTTCAGCAAGATGCAACAGTGGTAAACATcaagggaaaagaggagacaCTTCATACTCAGGTATGCAGCAGTGATAACAGAAATTCTGAGTCTCAAGACAGAGGCAATCTCATCTCTGTTGTCTCTCTTGTCTCTACTGACACCTTCCTCCCCCAAAGGGCATTACACAGCAAGGGCATGGGGAGAAAGGATCTACATTTAGGCACGTAACTTAAGGTTGGTGGTGCAGTTCAGAATAACATTATCAAAAGGATTATCATCTGTTCCACTAATAATGCTGGTGCTCAAAATAAAGCCCATAGGTTTAGACAAACTCTtcacagaagagggaaaaaatgaagagctgTACTTATTCCTGCTCTAGAGATGTAATTGAAACCACGGTCTTACTCTTGTCACTATTGCCTTAAAAAGAAGTGGGACATGAGAAAAGAAGAGGCCTCTGAAAACAGAGTCCtcagaaagtttttttcttgtaaaggCATCCCCAATATCGATTCTGACAGATCATCTGTAACATAGGAATGTGAGATATGCCAAAGAAATACATAAGATCCaggaagatttaaaatattaccTTCAACTAGTCTTCTGGCAGAGGCCAGCATCAAGGCCATTCCTATGTCTGCTGTAGAGTCAGCAACGGCATGTGGGGTATTGGTGACTTTCACACCAAAGTTAGAAATCATTTTCAAGTTTAAATGATCCACTCCAACCCCAGAGTTTCCAATTACCTTTAAATTAGGCAAACTTTCTAGAAGTTCCTGGTCAACAGTTGGCCTGCACTCAGACACAAAAACGGATTGGAtttttttgctcatttcttttttgtttgcaagAAACTCCTTCATGGTGATAAggcaaaagtgttttttcaaaAGTGCTACAATATTTTCTTGCACACCATAAGTTCCTCCAATATCCAGAATCAAAAGACCCGGCAACTCCTGTTCTGACATGGCCTACAATAGAGGAATAGGAGAAATACACTGCTGTTTAGTAGAACATCCTTAAAACAGTGACGGTATATCAATCGTTTCAATTCACATCTGTAAAATAGGAAGGTAATGGAACCTAATACTCCTTTTAATAATACAGAATAAATCTACTATCACGTGATACTAGCATGTTCTTACATTAGAAATGTTCCAGTATCTTCATTAAGTGCTGGATTAGGCTGTAACACCAAGGAATATCCACCCCGTTGGATCTAAATCCAGTTTAATTTCTACAAGGTGCTCTTAAATAGTTTCATTTTAGTCCTGAATTCATACTGATTTCATACAAATCTGGTAGCTTCTCAGTCTTATTCACAAGTTCATTATATGAACAGTGGTATGAAACTTCTGCTAGAAAATTGCTGAAAGTTTCCGTCTATTGATTACAGCTGGTGAAGTTGTAGGTAGTGTAGGGAGGCACTGGGGCTCAGACATGTCTGACAAACATCTGTCTTCAATGGCTTGGGTCTAAAAAATTTGCACAATGAAGGATCATCGTTGGACAACTGCTACACTGCTTGCcttcagtgttttaaatatCTTCACCTAAACTTACCTCCTGCAAAATTTAGCAGTAAAAGTCAATCTTTTGCACACCCGTGCCTACATGCTGAACCACTGGGGAAGAGCACTAAAGGTGACAGTGTAAGTCCCACTGATAACAGTCCTTGATACTAGAATTTTTCACTTTCCCAGAAATTTTTGAGACCAGTCTTGCCTGCAACAGACCATGCAAATATATTGTATCCTGCAACCatacagcaaaaaaatattgagTTCTTAAATATATCTCATCTATTTCTTGCCAGCTGAAGTCTTTTGAAATCAGCCAGCCCAACATGGTTGTGAAAATTGTCCAAATTTCCCCAGCTGTAGTCTGCATATTTATTAGAGTATTACACAATATGGCCTTAGAAGAAGAAATTAGATTCATTCTCCAGAAATGAcccataaaataaaagacaagatTTAATGTCATATTGTGACAGCGTTATCCAGCTTTGTGATGCTACTGAAGAAGCTTAATCAGACTGGGTGGCAACTAAATCTTCTGCAGTTACATCATGGAAAACTCTTTAGGTACTGGACATGATCACTTGGCTGGCAGATGCCACTAGAGCAGGATTGTATTATGCCATTTGCTTTCATCGCCATTTCCTCCTCTGGTATAATACACCACTCATGATGGTCATAGTCAAACCCACGTTTATTTTAGAAGCACCTTCTAAATTTTGGAAAAGTTTAGACTCATGGGGAAGCC includes:
- the LOC137852688 gene encoding probable 2-ketogluconate reductase isoform X3, producing MDLHAAIGPGTEVAEGARGCVLQVPGNRSGLLPPGAARFSCKENIVRKERVQINYLVVIKAMSEQELPGLLILDIGGTYGVQENIVALLKKHFCLITMKEFLANKKEMSKKIQSVFVSECRPTVDQELLESLPNLKVIGNSGVGVDHLNLKMISNFGVKVTNTPHAVADSTADIGMALMLASARRLVEGSQIAISPHTKYFAVDWLGVEVSRATLGIIGMGRIGYKVAQRARAFDMKILYHNRKQRRKEEELAVGAHYCEKMEDLLQQSDFVMLVVNLTPETHKMIGKKELGLMKPTATLINIGRGALIDQDALVEALQKNIIRAAALDVTYPEPLPRDHPLLKLNNIVITPHIGTATVQAVQMMAEEAIANMLAVLNGQPIPSEVFPK
- the LOC137852688 gene encoding probable 2-ketogluconate reductase isoform X2; the encoded protein is MLRSKAFNLLKSIHLMAGQPNLAYKGIHPVIASHGHRPHRSVAYRQRYKTGAGSAGGRSLSAPQTKAMSEQELPGLLILDIGGTYGVQENIVALLKKHFCLITMKEFLANKKEMSKKIQSVFVSECRPTVDQELLESLPNLKVIGNSGVGVDHLNLKMISNFGVKVTNTPHAVADSTADIGMALMLASARRLVEGSQIAISPHTKYFAVDWLGVEVSRATLGIIGMGRIGYKVAQRARAFDMKILYHNRKQRKEEELAVGAHYCEKMEDLLQQSDFVMLVVNLTPETHKMIGKKELGLMKPTATLINIGRGALIDQDALVEALQKNIIRAAALDVTYPEPLPRDHPLLKLNNIVITPHIGTATVQAVQMMAEEAIANMLAVLNGQPIPSEVFPK
- the LOC137852688 gene encoding probable 2-ketogluconate reductase isoform X1, coding for MLRSKAFNLLKSIHLMAGQPNLAYKGIHPVIASHGHRPHRSVAYRQRYKTGAGSAGGRSLSAPQTKAMSEQELPGLLILDIGGTYGVQENIVALLKKHFCLITMKEFLANKKEMSKKIQSVFVSECRPTVDQELLESLPNLKVIGNSGVGVDHLNLKMISNFGVKVTNTPHAVADSTADIGMALMLASARRLVEGSQIAISPHTKYFAVDWLGVEVSRATLGIIGMGRIGYKVAQRARAFDMKILYHNRKQRRKEEELAVGAHYCEKMEDLLQQSDFVMLVVNLTPETHKMIGKKELGLMKPTATLINIGRGALIDQDALVEALQKNIIRAAALDVTYPEPLPRDHPLLKLNNIVITPHIGTATVQAVQMMAEEAIANMLAVLNGQPIPSEVFPK